A stretch of the Bdellovibrio sp. 22V genome encodes the following:
- the rlmN gene encoding 23S rRNA (adenine(2503)-C(2))-methyltransferase RlmN yields the protein MELNNGSVENAMSAPVNYSDDNVAKPLENKPVNFYSLTLEDLKAYLKGKGKEQFRAQQIFKWVYEQRITDPEQMTNLSKEFRASLPQILSFELPKVLTHLKSVDGTQKMLFDMGNGQSVEAVLIPSEDRLTLCISSEVGCNIGCKFCFTGKQKLKRRLRTEEIVGQFMQAHDRLGDGQRITNIVFMGMGEPLDNPEAVFKTIDVIHSPWGINLSRKKITVSTSGIVPEMWRVAEAKVRLAVSLNGPTDEIRTQVMPINKKWNTTELLNACKEHYRITKDKITFEYVLLKGVTDQIEHARQLVKLVKDVPCKINIIPFNEHPGSGYERPSDEAVEAFHSELMRLGAHVLLRRSMGRDIYAACGQLTSQVPNKPESMDISNSKLAGLPKYKREMLAAEAAQTNNNQ from the coding sequence ATGGAATTAAACAACGGCAGCGTTGAAAACGCTATGTCTGCACCTGTGAATTACTCGGACGATAACGTCGCAAAACCTCTCGAAAACAAACCCGTCAATTTTTACTCTCTGACATTAGAAGATCTGAAAGCATACCTCAAAGGGAAGGGTAAAGAGCAGTTCCGCGCTCAGCAAATTTTCAAATGGGTTTATGAACAAAGAATCACAGACCCAGAACAAATGACGAATCTTTCAAAAGAGTTCCGCGCTTCGTTGCCGCAAATTCTTTCTTTTGAACTTCCGAAAGTTTTAACTCATTTGAAGTCCGTCGATGGCACACAAAAAATGCTTTTTGATATGGGGAACGGTCAAAGTGTTGAGGCGGTTTTGATTCCGTCGGAAGACCGATTGACGTTGTGTATTTCCTCGGAAGTCGGTTGCAATATCGGCTGTAAGTTCTGTTTCACAGGAAAACAAAAATTGAAACGCCGTTTGCGCACGGAAGAGATCGTCGGTCAATTCATGCAAGCGCACGACCGTTTGGGTGACGGTCAAAGAATCACGAATATCGTGTTCATGGGAATGGGCGAGCCGCTTGACAATCCGGAAGCGGTATTCAAAACGATCGACGTGATTCATTCCCCTTGGGGCATCAACTTGTCCCGCAAGAAGATCACTGTTTCCACTTCAGGTATCGTTCCTGAGATGTGGCGCGTGGCTGAAGCGAAAGTGCGTTTGGCGGTCAGCTTGAATGGCCCGACAGATGAAATCCGCACTCAGGTCATGCCAATCAATAAGAAATGGAATACGACAGAGCTTTTGAATGCGTGTAAAGAACATTACCGTATCACAAAAGATAAAATCACTTTCGAATACGTTTTGTTGAAAGGCGTAACAGATCAAATCGAACATGCGCGCCAGTTGGTGAAGTTGGTGAAAGATGTTCCTTGTAAGATCAACATCATTCCTTTCAACGAACACCCGGGTTCTGGTTACGAGCGTCCTTCTGACGAAGCTGTTGAAGCTTTCCATTCTGAATTGATGCGCTTGGGGGCTCACGTTCTTCTTCGCCGCTCTATGGGTCGCGATATCTACGCGGCTTGCGGTCAGTTGACAAGCCAGGTGCCAAATAAGCCTGAATCCATGGATATCTCTAACTCTAAACTTGCGGGTCTTCCTAAGTACAAGCGTGAAATGCTTGCCGCTGAAGCTGCGCAAACGAATAACAATCAATAA
- a CDS encoding GMC family oxidoreductase: MKLDFDYIVIGSGFGGSVMTCRLVEKGYKVCLLERGRQWKMHEFPRRPQEVQQNMFWDPQDNKYGLMEIRDTPGSDVMTLTGSGLGGGSLIFANVMYRMPADFFHGWPSIYSRESLDPYYDRVLETMEAEPYPFESQPYYRNTPKTAALKKAAEEMPWPEGALKKPEFVLPPLAVRFKGNFPGHQTRNKHGALQSKCNKCGDCDIGCNIHAKNTLDLNYIHRARHLESAAHKADVRTHAEVTRIEHCGDYYKVTYVIPEFPAQENVFTAKNVVVSAGSIGSTSLLLKMKKQGHLPRLNHWLGKKWSGNGDLLAWVFNTKNDIDATNGPVITGAIEYSYKTYPDGYPHGMYIEEAGYPIGIAWYLSGRIPQLPGLAGFVKLLSHSLKKYIFKNLKIDGHDQINVGDEISRSVDRADFTKKCLILLGMGRDRADGEIELRDDNQAVVRWKIDSSQTHFSRVREQMKVIAEHAGGVFVENPYSHLNKIISVHPLGGCPMGETADHGFVSPLGEVYGYPGLYVIDGSILPTSSGTNPSLTIAAVAEYIASKIPSKVTVPTHETENA; encoded by the coding sequence ATGAAGTTGGATTTTGATTATATTGTGATCGGCTCGGGCTTCGGCGGGTCTGTGATGACCTGTCGCTTGGTCGAAAAAGGCTATAAAGTTTGTCTTCTTGAACGTGGTCGCCAATGGAAAATGCACGAGTTTCCCCGTCGTCCTCAGGAAGTTCAACAAAATATGTTTTGGGATCCGCAAGACAACAAGTATGGATTGATGGAGATTCGTGATACTCCCGGAAGCGATGTAATGACTTTAACCGGAAGCGGTCTTGGCGGAGGCAGTCTTATTTTCGCAAACGTCATGTACCGTATGCCCGCGGATTTTTTCCATGGCTGGCCGAGCATTTACAGTCGGGAAAGTCTTGATCCTTATTATGACCGAGTTCTTGAAACAATGGAGGCGGAACCGTATCCTTTCGAATCGCAACCTTATTATCGAAATACACCTAAAACGGCAGCCCTCAAAAAAGCAGCGGAAGAAATGCCGTGGCCCGAAGGAGCCTTGAAAAAGCCGGAGTTTGTTTTGCCTCCGCTGGCCGTGCGTTTTAAAGGAAATTTTCCAGGTCATCAAACCCGCAACAAACACGGTGCTTTGCAATCCAAGTGCAACAAGTGCGGCGATTGCGACATCGGCTGCAACATTCACGCAAAAAATACTTTGGATTTGAATTACATTCACCGCGCCCGTCACTTGGAATCCGCAGCTCACAAAGCCGACGTGCGCACCCATGCGGAAGTCACGCGAATTGAACATTGCGGAGATTACTACAAAGTGACTTATGTCATCCCAGAGTTTCCCGCCCAAGAAAATGTCTTCACGGCGAAAAACGTGGTTGTCTCCGCAGGTTCTATTGGCAGCACCTCATTACTTTTAAAAATGAAAAAACAAGGTCATCTGCCGCGACTCAATCATTGGCTTGGCAAAAAATGGAGCGGCAACGGCGACCTGTTGGCGTGGGTCTTTAATACTAAAAACGACATCGATGCCACAAACGGGCCCGTAATCACTGGTGCTATTGAATATTCGTACAAGACTTATCCCGATGGTTATCCGCATGGTATGTACATCGAGGAAGCTGGCTATCCCATTGGGATCGCCTGGTATCTTTCCGGCCGCATCCCGCAACTGCCGGGTCTTGCGGGTTTTGTGAAACTTTTAAGCCATTCTTTAAAAAAATATATTTTTAAAAATCTAAAAATCGACGGTCACGATCAAATCAACGTCGGTGATGAAATTTCCCGTTCTGTCGATCGCGCCGACTTCACCAAAAAATGTCTTATTCTGCTGGGAATGGGCCGCGACCGCGCTGACGGAGAAATTGAACTTCGCGACGACAACCAAGCCGTCGTGCGCTGGAAAATCGACAGCAGTCAAACGCACTTTTCAAGGGTGCGCGAGCAAATGAAAGTCATTGCCGAACACGCCGGCGGCGTTTTCGTAGAAAATCCGTACAGTCACTTAAATAAAATTATTTCGGTTCATCCTTTAGGGGGCTGCCCCATGGGAGAAACCGCGGATCATGGATTCGTCAGTCCTCTCGGGGAAGTTTACGGATATCCGGGACTTTACGTTATTGACGGAAGCATTTTGCCGACTTCTTCAGGCACAAATCCTTCCCTGACTATAGCCGCTGTCGCAGAGTATATTGCTTCAAAAATTCCCTCTAAAGTCACCGTTCCAACCCACGAAACCGAAAACGCCTAA
- a CDS encoding MarR family transcriptional regulator: MNKKLKLENQICFPIYAASRLITQMYGEHFKKFDLTYPQYLVFLVLWEKSPRKVTEIADLLLLDTGTVTPLIKRMEQRGWLTRKRSKTDERSVQVFLTKEGRKMEERFQTLPDKLLCEVDCKKSDLDILKSQLNKLIGQMKETLEGGHHE; this comes from the coding sequence ATGAATAAGAAGCTCAAACTTGAAAACCAAATCTGTTTCCCGATCTACGCAGCTTCGCGTTTGATCACGCAGATGTATGGAGAGCACTTTAAAAAGTTTGATCTTACTTATCCGCAATACCTGGTGTTTCTGGTTCTCTGGGAAAAGTCCCCGCGCAAAGTGACTGAGATCGCAGATCTTCTTCTTCTTGATACGGGAACGGTGACTCCGCTTATTAAACGCATGGAGCAAAGAGGCTGGCTGACTCGCAAGCGTTCAAAAACCGATGAACGCAGCGTTCAGGTTTTTCTCACCAAAGAAGGCCGAAAGATGGAAGAGCGCTTTCAAACTCTGCCAGATAAACTTCTTTGCGAGGTCGATTGCAAAAAATCCGATCTCGATATTTTGAAATCACAATTGAATAAACTTATTGGGCAAATGAAAGAAACCTTAGAAGGAGGTCATCATGAGTAA
- a CDS encoding PfkB family carbohydrate kinase, which yields MSEILVVGSLAYDSIQTPSGKVDRALGGSANYFSLAASLFSKVRVVGVVGEDYEQHDYELLNSRGVDLSGLSKVPGKTFHWAGSYEGDMNEAKTLQTDLNVFADFNPQLPEHFRDSSFVFLANIAPELQLQVLEQVKAPKFVGMDTMNFWISIKKEKLIEVLKKVNLVLINEGEAKMLTGAANAISAAPMITAMGPSAVVIKRGEYGFAMYTKEEGYFILPAMPIPTVIDPTGAGDTFAGGFFGYLAAQKTAPTINNLKQACIMGSMMASHTIQDFSVKALAKVTLGDLESRLNEYKKVITI from the coding sequence ATGTCTGAAATTCTCGTTGTCGGAAGTCTTGCTTACGATTCTATCCAAACTCCCTCTGGAAAAGTGGACCGTGCTTTGGGTGGTTCCGCGAATTACTTTTCTTTGGCGGCCTCTTTGTTTTCTAAAGTTCGTGTGGTCGGCGTTGTCGGAGAAGATTACGAACAGCACGACTATGAATTGCTGAACTCGCGCGGCGTTGATTTGAGCGGCCTCTCAAAAGTTCCAGGTAAGACGTTCCATTGGGCGGGCTCTTATGAAGGCGATATGAATGAAGCAAAGACCTTGCAAACGGATCTCAACGTTTTTGCTGACTTCAATCCGCAATTGCCAGAGCATTTCCGCGACTCTTCATTTGTGTTCTTGGCAAACATCGCACCGGAATTGCAATTGCAAGTTCTTGAGCAAGTGAAAGCGCCGAAGTTTGTCGGCATGGATACAATGAATTTCTGGATCTCTATCAAAAAAGAAAAGCTCATCGAAGTTCTTAAAAAGGTGAATCTTGTTTTGATCAACGAGGGTGAAGCAAAAATGTTAACGGGTGCCGCCAACGCGATTTCAGCGGCTCCAATGATTACGGCGATGGGCCCCTCCGCGGTTGTTATTAAGCGCGGTGAATACGGCTTTGCGATGTATACGAAGGAAGAAGGCTACTTTATCTTGCCAGCAATGCCGATTCCAACAGTGATCGACCCTACAGGCGCGGGTGATACTTTTGCCGGTGGTTTCTTCGGTTACTTGGCGGCGCAAAAAACAGCTCCAACGATCAACAACTTGAAGCAAGCGTGTATCATGGGTTCAATGATGGCGAGCCATACGATTCAAGATTTTTCTGTCAAAGCATTGGCGAAAGTCACTTTGGGCGATCTTGAAAGCCGTTTGAACGAATACAAAAAGGTAATCACGATCTAA
- a CDS encoding organic hydroperoxide resistance protein — MSKLYTAVATASGGRNGKVESSDGVLNFETRIPKEMGGSGGAYTNPEQLFAAGYAACFDSALQFVARNQKLALKSSAITAEVGIGPNGSGGFALAVKLKAKIEGLERPEAQKLLEAAHQVCPYSNATRGNIPVDLELV; from the coding sequence ATGAGTAAGCTCTATACAGCAGTCGCCACGGCGTCTGGAGGACGGAACGGAAAAGTAGAAAGCTCTGACGGAGTCCTGAATTTTGAAACACGGATTCCGAAAGAAATGGGCGGCTCTGGTGGCGCCTATACGAATCCGGAACAGCTTTTTGCGGCGGGATATGCAGCGTGCTTTGATAGCGCCTTGCAATTCGTCGCTCGCAATCAAAAACTTGCGCTAAAAAGCAGCGCCATCACGGCCGAAGTCGGCATCGGACCGAATGGCTCCGGCGGATTTGCTTTAGCGGTCAAACTCAAAGCCAAGATTGAAGGCCTCGAAAGACCTGAAGCGCAAAAGCTTCTTGAGGCGGCTCACCAAGTGTGCCCGTACTCGAACGCCACTCGCGGCAATATCCCGGTAGACCTTGAACTTGTGTAA
- a CDS encoding MFS transporter, with amino-acid sequence MIWPFIFLSYASLFVFGLSDNIRGPLFPEIMKQFAISDSMGSLMFALSNISGFVASYGCRYLLRRYDRLSVLRGGAIGLMISMWGMAGSTYFPLFLFFSFFFGLSLGILGLVPNILVPMGSSPQRKQQMLSGLHTMYGMASLLAPLLAASMEYLTGNWRWTFVAASIGPLILLIYTLHGSHKSLHTKASYSAETHKANKKKNFKPQLFLAVMLSLAVAAEIMVSSRLALYMQRTWSFDMEASSLYVTYFFICMMLGRFLFAIVHFKKSPQFLLSSSLVLTAVFILAGVFIHPLFLAGSGFMIAPFYPLSISWISSEFPEDLDSAVSYMMATDSIMLILMHLAVGKLTDLFSIKQAMLWGLGFVVLSFAMVNSFAFLFRRENAVRLQESPAK; translated from the coding sequence ATGATCTGGCCCTTTATCTTTCTTTCTTATGCGAGTCTTTTTGTCTTTGGTCTTTCTGACAATATTCGAGGGCCTCTTTTTCCAGAAATTATGAAGCAGTTTGCGATCAGTGACTCAATGGGGTCCTTGATGTTTGCCCTGTCTAACATCTCGGGCTTTGTCGCAAGTTATGGCTGCCGTTATCTTTTGCGCCGTTATGATCGCCTTTCCGTTTTGCGGGGTGGGGCGATCGGTTTGATGATCTCCATGTGGGGCATGGCCGGCTCGACTTACTTTCCGCTCTTTCTGTTCTTCTCGTTCTTCTTTGGTCTGAGCCTTGGTATTTTGGGATTGGTACCGAACATTCTTGTTCCGATGGGATCCAGCCCGCAAAGAAAACAACAGATGCTTTCCGGCTTGCACACCATGTACGGAATGGCGAGTTTGCTCGCGCCTCTTTTAGCGGCTTCCATGGAGTATCTCACAGGCAACTGGCGATGGACTTTCGTGGCGGCATCTATCGGGCCCTTAATTCTTCTCATTTACACTTTGCACGGCAGCCACAAGTCTTTGCATACCAAGGCGAGCTACTCTGCGGAAACTCACAAGGCGAATAAAAAGAAAAACTTTAAACCGCAATTGTTTCTGGCGGTCATGCTGAGCCTGGCGGTCGCGGCCGAGATCATGGTTTCTTCGCGCTTGGCTTTGTACATGCAACGCACTTGGAGTTTCGACATGGAGGCCTCCAGTCTTTATGTTACTTACTTCTTTATTTGCATGATGCTGGGTCGTTTTCTGTTCGCGATTGTTCACTTCAAAAAATCACCGCAATTCCTGCTTTCGTCATCCCTGGTGCTGACTGCGGTTTTTATTTTGGCCGGCGTCTTTATCCATCCCCTGTTTTTGGCAGGTTCCGGATTTATGATCGCACCATTTTATCCGCTTTCTATTTCGTGGATCTCTTCTGAATTCCCGGAGGATTTGGATTCCGCGGTTTCCTATATGATGGCGACGGATTCGATCATGTTGATCCTCATGCATTTGGCGGTCGGAAAACTCACAGATCTTTTCAGCATCAAACAAGCGATGCTCTGGGGTTTGGGTTTTGTTGTGTTATCGTTTGCCATGGTCAACAGCTTTGCCTTTCTTTTCCGCAGGGAAAACGCCGTCAGACTTCAAGAGTCGCCGGCAAAATAA
- a CDS encoding PA0069 family radical SAM protein codes for MTRREFRKDIRGRGASSNVTNRYDSLKYEATEEEFDNYADEKTLLKTEVLKDSSRTILSENKSPDIGFRFSVNAYRGCEHGCAYCYARPTHEYLGYSPGLDFESKIFVKEEAPKLLREALMKKSWEPQVIAMSGVTDCYQPLERKMQLTRGCLEVLLEFKNPVSMITKNGLILRDLDIFKEMAKYNGILIFISVTSLDAELARTLEPRTSPPQTRLHVIKTLADAGIPVGVNVAPCIPGLTDHEMPMILKAASEAGAQYAGYVPLRLPSSVMPIFEEWLEVHRPLNKQKVLNSVRDIRGGKLNDPNFGSRMRGEGPRADHMAQMFALYARKYNLNMKKFSLSAEHFQRPGDQLKFAID; via the coding sequence ATGACTCGAAGGGAATTCCGCAAAGATATCCGGGGTCGTGGAGCCAGTAGCAACGTCACCAATCGTTACGACTCTCTTAAATACGAAGCTACCGAAGAAGAATTCGACAATTATGCTGACGAGAAAACTCTTCTCAAAACGGAAGTTCTAAAAGACTCTTCGCGCACCATACTCTCGGAAAATAAAAGTCCTGACATCGGCTTTCGCTTTTCAGTGAACGCCTATCGCGGCTGTGAACACGGCTGCGCGTATTGCTATGCTCGACCGACTCACGAGTATTTGGGATATTCTCCGGGCCTGGATTTCGAGTCGAAAATTTTCGTCAAAGAAGAAGCCCCAAAACTTTTACGCGAAGCCTTGATGAAAAAATCCTGGGAGCCGCAAGTGATCGCCATGAGTGGCGTGACGGATTGTTATCAACCGCTCGAAAGAAAAATGCAGCTGACCCGCGGATGTTTGGAAGTGCTGTTGGAATTTAAAAATCCGGTTTCTATGATTACCAAAAACGGATTGATCTTGCGCGATCTTGATATTTTCAAAGAGATGGCCAAGTACAACGGCATTCTTATTTTTATTTCCGTGACATCCCTTGACGCTGAACTGGCTCGCACTTTAGAGCCGCGCACGTCGCCGCCGCAAACGCGTTTGCACGTCATTAAAACATTGGCCGACGCCGGAATTCCTGTTGGTGTGAACGTCGCGCCTTGCATTCCTGGTCTGACGGATCACGAAATGCCCATGATTCTTAAAGCTGCCAGTGAGGCTGGCGCGCAATACGCGGGATACGTGCCTTTGCGCTTGCCCTCTTCGGTGATGCCTATTTTCGAAGAGTGGTTGGAGGTTCACAGACCTCTGAACAAGCAAAAAGTTTTGAACTCGGTGCGTGATATTCGGGGCGGCAAACTCAATGATCCTAACTTTGGCTCGAGAATGCGGGGCGAAGGTCCCCGAGCGGACCATATGGCGCAAATGTTCGCTCTTTATGCTCGCAAATATAATTTAAATATGAAAAAGTTCTCTCTCTCGGCGGAGCATTTCCAAAGACCGGGGGACCAACTGAAATTTGCCATAGACTGA